A part of Anabas testudineus chromosome 7, fAnaTes1.2, whole genome shotgun sequence genomic DNA contains:
- the gpr37l1b gene encoding LOW QUALITY PROTEIN: G-protein coupled receptor 37-like 1 (The sequence of the model RefSeq protein was modified relative to this genomic sequence to represent the inferred CDS: substituted 1 base at 1 genomic stop codon), producing MALSVGLWLCLYLQLLFTEAKSVGQHDGEHGNMDKPPSHIKLIPVWTTKQLQSQNKTHSPNQSLPLADMLDLDVDQHRRLARGADEEEQQSTFSQSFENDSVTTPQATELTNFTKAAAGDGGSDENVNLHGNTSNPDHGGPGLFNPFYPLAESSYAAYAILFLAGLVLAVGVVGNMAVMCIVWNNYYMRSAXNYLLASIAFWDFLVLVLCLPVVVLNQLSHRRILGDITCRMVPYMEVVSLGITSFTLCALGIDRFHAATSSSQPKARQVERCRSVLLKLLLVWLGSLLLSSPEIFLWQLSQTVSQSTGRLVDSCTITPSSPLSLYLPDSLHSLLLRYHQGRMWWCFGCYFCLPILFTILCQMATRNVNSDSSSAHKQRNHDDRSSNQKRQQHQAVERQLNCTLLALAVVYGICALPEHVCNITLAYTHITVSEDTASMLALLHHFLLFFKSSVTPVLLLCLCKALGQAFMDCCCCCCQECQPNTTQGSPGSPKAKLKAANETSIFFDKAKDTSAILSISS from the exons ctgtttacaGAGGCAAAGAGTGTTGGGCAACATGATGGAGAGCATGGCAACATGGATAAACCCCCCTCCCACATCAAACTGATACCTGTTTGGACCACCAAGCAGCTCCAATCCCAGAACAAAACCCACAGCCCCAACCAGAGCCTTCCCCTCGCCGATATGCTGGATCTAGATGTGGACCAGCACCGCCGTCTGGCCAGAGGCGCTGATGAGGAGGAGCAACAGTCGACTTTCAGCCAGTCGTTTGAGAATGACTCAGTAACGACGCCACAGGCCACTGAGCTCACCAACTtcacaaaagcagcagcaggagatggAGGCAGTGATGAGAATGTTAATCTCCATGGAAACACCTCCAACCCTGACCATGGTGGCCCAGGACTCTTCAACCCATTCTACCCGCTGGCTGAGAGCTCGTACGCGGCCTATGCCATCCTGTTCCTTGCTGGTCTGGTGCTGGCAGTGGGCGTGGTGGGAAACATGGCGGTGATGTGCATCGTCTGGAACAACTACTACATGAGGTCCGCTTGAAACTATCTGCTGGCCAGCATTGCATTCTGGGATTTCTTGGTCCTGGTGCTCTGCCTTCCTGTGGTGGTCCTCAACCAGCTTTCCCATAGAAGGATCCTTGGTGACATCACCTGCCGCATGGTGCCTTATATGGAG GTCGTGTCTTTGGGCATCACCTCCTTCACTCTGTGTGCTCTGGGTATCGATCGTTTCCATGCTGCCACCTCCTCGTCACAGCCAAAGGCTCGGCAGGTGGAGCGCTGCCGCTCTGTGCTACTGAAGCTGCTGTTGGTGTGGCTTGGCTCTTTGCTGCTGTCCAGCCCTGAAATCTTCCTGTGGCAGCTCAGCCAGACTGTGTCCCAATCCACTGGCCGGCTGGTCGATTCCTGCACTAtcaccccctcctctcctctgtccctctACCTGCCAGACTCCCTCCACTCTCTGCTGCTCAGGTATCACCAG GGTCGTATGTGGTGGTGTTTTGGCTGCTATTTCTGCCTCCCTATCCTCTTCACCATACTCTGCCAGATGGCCACCCGCAACGTCAACAGTGATTCCAgctctgcacacaaacagcGTAACCATGATGATCGTTCCTCCAATCAGAAGCGTCAGCAGCACCAGGCGGTGGAGCGACAGCTTAACTGTACGCTTTTAGCATTAGCTGTGGTGTATGGCATTTGTGCTTTACCTGAACATGTCTGCAACATCACGCTGGCCTACACGCACATCACTGTCTCTGAGGACACAGCCTCCATGTTGGCACTActacatcacttcctgttgttctTCAAGTCATCAGTTACaccagtgctgctgttgtgccTCTGTAAG GCTCTTGGTCAGGCCTTCAtggactgctgctgttgctgctgtcaggAGTGTCAGCCAAACACAACTCAAGGCTCCCCGGGCTCTCCCAAGGCCAAACTCAAAGCTGCCAATGAGACGTCCATCTTCTTCGACAAGGCCAAAGACACATCGGCCATCTTGTCCATCTCTAGCTAG
- the LOC113167526 gene encoding ADP-ribosylation factor-like protein 8A: protein MIALINKLLDWFKALFWKEEMELTLVGLQYSGKTTFVNVIASGQFSEDMIPTVGFNMRKITKGNVTIKLWDIGGQPRFRSMWERYCRGVSAIVYMVDAADPEKIEASKNELHNLLDKPQLQGIPVLVLGNKRDLPGALDEKELIERMNLSAIQDREICCYSISCKEKDNIDITLQWLIQHSRTKRSS from the exons ATGATAGCGCTAATCAACAAACTGCTGGACTGGTTCAAGGCGCTCTTCTGGAAGGAAGAGATGGAGCTGACTCTGGTGGGACTGCAGTACTCCGGGAAAACAACCTTCGTCAACGTGATAGCG tctggGCAGTTTAGTGAAGATATGATCCCTACAGTTGGCTTCAACATGAGGAAGATCACTAAAGGCAATGTCACCATCAAG CTGTGGGATATCGGTGGTCAACCTCGGTTCAGGAGCATGTGGGAGCGCTACTGTCGAGGAGTCAGTGCTATAGT TTACATGGTGGACGCAGCAGACCCAGAGAAGATCGAAGCCTCCAAGAACGAGCTCCACAATCTGCTAGACAAACCGCAGCTGCAAGGAATACCT GTTTTGGTTCTGGGCAATAAGAGGGACCTACCAGGAGCTCTGGATGAGAAGGAGCTCATAGAGAGGAT GAACCTGTCAGcaatccaggacagagagatCTGCTGCTACTCCATCTCCTGCAAGGAGAAAGACAACATTG acaTCACTCTCCAGTGGTTGATCCAACACTCCAGGACTAAGAGGAGTTcctga
- the LOC113167505 gene encoding tyrosine-protein phosphatase non-receptor type 7: protein MYTMSMSAVHSPSAEDPGTPPPITTPPRKASVRLQERRGSNLSLLLDVSSLTVEPVCSVSTPKEVWLQLLHTSTRPLTHTLLQEAVMDISTLNAEYQKIPPNFVTSAELDVPGHMMKDRYKTILPNPESRVILRSPEEEMGPDRYINANYIRGYRGAPRAYIATQGPMLHTVGDFWDMVWQERSSIIVMVTRLKENNEKCELYWPQPKEKTKRIKEEEEEKDEGETGRFGRFLLTVTNSQEKDGFTVTDMEIQLCSERRAIRHYWFTSWPDHHIPQCTTPLLRLVEEVETYTRSRLPPTDQPITGPDSGAGPIIVHCSAGIGRTGCFIASSICCQQLRETGQVDILETVCQLRLDRGGMIQTTEQYQFLYATLAQYSSQLQHKQEQNQAAAPQNSEDQVSIQLQNLQLDSTQNRKN from the exons atgtacaccATGAGCATGTCGGCGGTTCACTCCCCTTCTGCCGAGGACCCAGGCACACCCCCGCCCATTACTACACCTCCTCGCAAAGCTTCAGTCCGCCTGCAGGAGAG GCGGGGCTCCAacctctctctgctgttggaTGTGAGTAGTCTGACGGTGGAGCCCGTCTGCTCTGTCTCCACCCCAAAGGAAGTgtggctgcagctgcttcacaccTCCACCCgacctctcacacacacactgctgcaggagGCTGTCATGGACATCAGCACACTGAATGCAGAGTACCAG AAGATCCCTCCGAACTTTGTGACCTCTGCAGAGCTGGATGTCCCAGGACACATGATGAAAGACAGATACAAAACCATCCTGCCAA ACCCTGAGAGCCGGGTGATCCTGAGGAGCCCGGAGGAAGAGATGGGGCCAGACCGCTACATCAATGCCAACTACATCAGG GGTTACAGGGGAGCTCCCAGGGCCTACATCGCCACCCAGGGGCCGATGCTGCACACCGTGGGGGATTTCTGGGAcatggtgtggcaggagaggagCAGCATCATCGTCATGGTGACCAGACTCAAGGAGAACAACGAG AAATGTGAGCTGTACTGGCCACAGCCGAAGGAGAAGACGAAGAGGataaaggaagaggaggaagagaaagatgaaggagAGACGGGTCGATTTGGCAGATTCCTCCTCACAGTGACCAACAGCCAAGAGAAAGACGGGTTCACTGTCACTGACATGGAGATCCAG TTGTGTTCGGAGCGTCGTGCCATCAGACACTACTGGTTCACCTCCTGGCCTGACCACCACATCCCACAATGCACCACTCCCCTGCTGAGactggtggaggaggtggaaaCATACACCCGGTCCCGCCTACCACCTACAGATCAGCCAATCACAGGGCCCGACTCTGGTGCAGGACCAATCATCGTCCACTGCAG TGCAGGTATAGGGAGGACGGGCTGTTTCATAGCGAGCAGTATCTGCTGTCAGCAGCTCAGAGAGACGGGTCAAGTTGACATCCTGGAGACGGTTTGTCAGCTCCGACTCGACAG GGGTGGTATGATCCAAACCACAGAGCAGTACCAGTTCCTGTACGCCACACTGGCCCAGTACAGCTCTCAGCTACAACACAAACAG GAGCAGAACCAGGCAGCAGCACCACAGAACTCAGAGGACCAAGTCAGCATACAGCTACAGAACCTCCAACTGGACAgcacacagaacagaaagaacTAA